The DNA sequence GCGAAAATACCGTTTAATAAATATCCATAGGCGGATGTGGAGGGGGACATAAATAAAACACTTATCAATATCAAATCAACCAGGGGAAACATAAAAGCGGCAAGGTTAGCCATATTGATTTGCCCGGGAGCAGAAGGTAAATAAGGAGGATGGATCCTTAAATGTAAAAGAAGCGCGCCTCCCGCCATTAATACAAGGCCCATCCATAGGCCCCAACGCATATTCATAAAAACCTCTCCCGTTTAAATGGTTTAAACGGTCAATCCATGGTTTAACGGATACGTGAAGAAAAGTCAACCACGTAAGCAAGATACAGTGTAAAACTTATTGCTATAAAATGTAAAATCCACCAGCCTAATTTATACCGTAAAAAATTCTTTAACATCTCTTCCCCCTTTTACATTTTACATTTCACGTTTCACGTTTCACGGCATTCCATGCCACACCAGCCGCCCAATAATATAAACCAAGGTTATCCCCGCAAAATGTAAAATCCACCAGCCCGGCTGGAAAAGGCCGAAATAATGGCCCCACTTTAATTCGGAAGACGGGATTAAAACAAACGCCGATTGAAACGCGCCGCAGACCGGGCATTTTTTCGGAATAAGGTCCCTGCCGTCAACGCCTGGGCAGTCATGAATATATCCGCACACTTTACACCGGTATTTTTTCATATTATTATTTTCCCTGATATTTTAAAACATTACCGCTATAAGCAAACCAAAAACAATAAGCAATAATATTATTAACGCGTGTTTTAATTTTATGGCAAACTTACCCATTTTTAATTCCTCCGCACTCCGCATCAAAAACAGTTTATACTTTTTACAAAAAAAAGAAAATAGTTTGTTTCCGCTTTTTATTGACTTTTTTCCACTATATTTTATCCCTCAGTCTTTTAAAAAATTTTTGTATCCTTTTAGCGTTTGTCCCGACATCGCTCCTGCCCACCCTCGAAACGGAACGAAGGTCTATCCTGCTTGATTCATTAAAAGGCGTGATACGTATCGCGATATCATCCTTGAATCCAAACCAGAACGTTTCATCTGTCGCCTCTATGAATCCCGCGTCTCGTTTCGCGTTAACTATTTTCCAGCCCATTTCTTTTGCCGCGGCCAGGCAAAGTTCATATGCTTTATCCGGCTTAAGTTTGGCATTAAAAGGTCCGATGCCTGGATAAGCCTTGCGCTGCATCACACTTATTTCTCCGCCCGGGTATTCTGAAGAATTCGGCGCGTTTTTACGGAGCGCGAGGACCGCGTCGAATTGAGGCGGATTTTCTATATCGGTTGTAATATCATGGATCGCAGGGACATGCCTGGCAACATACATCCATTTCAGGGCCGTGCCAGCCACTGTGACACTTATAAGAAATCCGGTCAAAGAAAAAATAAATATATGCTGCGATTGTTTATATATTGCAAGGATCAAGCCTGCCAGCGTTAACACAAATATCACCGCTTCCGCGTAAGATGACCACCTGAAAATCTTCAGTCCTGCGCGGAAATCCCAGAACGACCATCTCGTGCCAAGGCCCGCTAAAACGGCGGTCAACGCGAAAACAGCCGCAAGGCAAAGACCCGTTAACGCAAAAATTAAAATATTATTCTGTTCTTTAAACATTTTGTTTTCTCCATTAAAATTCATTTAACCGCACTTCCGGTTTTTGATTTTTCCCTCAATCGCCTGGAGAAGCCCGTCAAAAGACCCTTTAAAAGAAATTACTCCTTCATCAAGAAGCCGCCCGCAAATCTTATCAATATCAACACCCGCCCTTTTCAGGTTATGTATGACCAATTCAGCTTCCCGCGAATCATTGTTAATCGCCTCTTTTACCTTTCCGTGCTTTATAAACGCGAGCAGTGTTTTTTCGGGAAGGGTATTTATAGTCCCTCTGCCGATCAATTCTGTTACGTATTTTATATCGGAGTATAACGGGTTTTTTGTCCCGGTTGACCCGAATAGAAGCCTCTGCGGCCTCGCGCCGAAGGTCTTTATTTTTTCATATTTACCGGATGAAAATATCTCAAGATATTTCTTATAAATAATCCTGGTATTTGCCGCCGCGGCCCTGCCTTTTAAAGAAATTAATTTGTCTCTTAACGGCCCGTCCGCGTTTATTTTGTCTTCTATAAGTTTGT is a window from the bacterium genome containing:
- a CDS encoding DUF1499 domain-containing protein, with translation MFKEQNNILIFALTGLCLAAVFALTAVLAGLGTRWSFWDFRAGLKIFRWSSYAEAVIFVLTLAGLILAIYKQSQHIFIFSLTGFLISVTVAGTALKWMYVARHVPAIHDITTDIENPPQFDAVLALRKNAPNSSEYPGGEISVMQRKAYPGIGPFNAKLKPDKAYELCLAAAKEMGWKIVNAKRDAGFIEATDETFWFGFKDDIAIRITPFNESSRIDLRSVSRVGRSDVGTNAKRIQKFFKRLRDKI